The Podospora bellae-mahoneyi strain CBS 112042 chromosome 7, whole genome shotgun sequence genomic sequence CGGCTTTCCCGGGCGAAGAATATGGAGATGGGTTTCGGAAATATCGATGAATTTATCTGATGCATGCTGATGGCACATTTTCAGCCACTACCCGACTGTGCAAAACTTAACATGAGAAACGTGATGAATGGGGGTTGATTGTGATCAATAGCAGTATCCGATGTCATTGGAAACAACAGTTGTATTCCTAAGTCTAAGCCAAGATTTGTATCTCTGAACTATATAGATTAACAATGAACAGAATCAAAAGGCCTATGTTGAAGGAAAGTCGCGAATCGCCCATGCTGACATGGACGTGACAAAAATGTGGTATGATACAGAGCTCTCCCTCGCGGGTCACTTCTGTATCGATGCAGTATCTATCTAAAGCCTCTAAATCTCAGTCTATCGTGTATAAGTGCTGATCATAAGAATACTCTGTGAAAGCCGTCTCGCCATGGAAATGCTGGTCATGTTGTACAAGTTCGTTGCGTCCTGATAGATGGTCAGCAAGACaccttgagcttgtcaaTGACAGATTTCAATGTGTGCAGCCAACCTACCATAATCATACAAAGTTCCGTCCCTCTAGAAGTTGACAAACTCGTACAACCTCCTGCAGTCCTCGCAGTCCTCATAGCTGATGACTTTGAAAACCTTGTCGCGGCGACTGTCGAACCGGCATTCACCGTATATGTAGCGAGTGTAGACGGTGCAGGAGTAAGCTTGCCTACGGACTTTGCTCCGGTGCTGGCACGCATAGACGGTTTCCTCCCAGTTACACATGGTTGCTCGTGTTGTGAATGACAAGGTATCTACTCCTGTCTCGAAAGTGTGtcggtggggggaggggtgtcgATGTTGACGATGGCGCTGGCTCAACGAGTTGAGTGGAGAGCCGAGTTGAGTAAAGAGGGATCTCGATGTGTGTGGTGATACTGGAACAAGTCTGAGAAAGTGATGTGGGCGTCTGATATATATATCTGGTTATGGAGGTGCTGTCTTGCAATTCAAGGTAGACTGGCAGGCCCCGGTACGGTTCTCAACTGCTAGCAATACAGTGCTGCTCATCAAGGAGAGAAATCGAACTACACGGTGGGTGTCGATCTGGCCAACAAATAAGGCGGATTGGTcacggaagaggaggctagACAGGTACAGGTCCACCCCTAGCACCGGGTGGTCATTGTCTAGACAAAGCCTCCCCGATTCACACATGGCGGCCGTGCCTCAGTGAAGAATGCCTTGGAAGCCAAACCAAGATTGGGACGTACCTGACTATGGGTACACGAACTGGTGGTTGAAGACGTGGGATTTCGGCCAAGCACCCGGGCCGCTcgtggcagtggtggtaCATACCACCCTCATTTGGGAGCCGACAGGACACTAAATCGGCAGTGACTGTGGGTGAGTGCATCTAAATCCCTGTTAAAGTAGGGAAAGTACGGCTACCATCTCGCGGCGCAGTTCCTGGAGTGGGAGTGTGGCTTCGCCTCCTTAACAGAAGTCGGTTGGTTTTAATGTGGGAGTACGAGAAGTTTCATTGGTGCATTTTAGTGcgtggttggttggtggcatTAAGCGCGACCTAGCAGGGGGGCCAAGTCTTCTTGAACTGACTGTGTGCTGTGCACTCAACCATGACACAAAGATATGCGCTGGATCCAAATTGACTACATTTATGGAAAAATGGAGTGCAAGATCAAACATGAGACTCGAAACCTGAGGCAAAGCACATCCAGCGAGGCGGACATGTATCTTGAGCAGGTGCTCATAAAAGTATGGAGAGTATCAATGCATGCCCATCGGCCACTCGTCCTGTGACTCTGGGATTTTGAATTCGGATTCAGTGAAAGTAAACCATCCAGTGGCCTGTTGCCAGAAGAACTGCATTCTGCGACGAAATGACGCCTGAGCCAATACAGAAGAATATCATTGAGTCAAAGTGGTAGGAACAATAGAAGCGAATCCACTGCACGAGGCCACCTTTCCAGCCCTATGATCGGCAGCACAGTGGTGATCATATCGGTGCCGTTAGATTGGTCAACATGCGTTCCATTACATCGGTATCAAGCGTGCAGCCTACCGGATTGCTTTCCCTTGAATCTAACCACCGAGCATCCCAGTCTGGGTTCACATGCTTCACTATTGGTGTTTTACGTCAAAGTTTGTGTCAT encodes the following:
- a CDS encoding hypothetical protein (EggNog:ENOG503PYEF), whose protein sequence is MCNWEETVYACQHRSKVRRQAYSCTVYTRYIYGECRFDSRRDKVFKVISYEDCEDCRRLYEFVNF